Proteins encoded within one genomic window of Pongo pygmaeus isolate AG05252 chromosome 4, NHGRI_mPonPyg2-v2.0_pri, whole genome shotgun sequence:
- the CCL28 gene encoding C-C motif chemokine 28 isoform X3, whose product MCRIQRADGDCDLAAVILHVKRRRICVSPHNHTVKQWMKVQAAKKNGKGNVCHRKKHHSKRNSNRAHQGKHETYGHKTPY is encoded by the exons ATGTGTCGTATCCAGAGAGCTGATGGGGATTGTGACTTGGCTGCTGTCAT CCTTCATGTCAAGCGCAGAAGAATCTGTGTCAGCCCGCACAACCATACTGTTAAGCAGTGGATGAAAGTGCAAGCTGCCAAGAAAAATGGTAAAGGAAATGTTTGCCACAGGAAGAAACACCACAGCAAGAGGAACAGTAACAGGGCACATCAGGGGAAACATGAAACATATGGCCATAAAACTCCTTATTAG
- the CCL28 gene encoding C-C motif chemokine 28 isoform X2 — MELSSTAAILPIASSCCTEVSPHISRRLLERVNMCRIQRADGDCDLAAVILHVKRRRICVSPHNHTVKQWMKVQAAKKNGKGNVCHRKKHHSKRNSNRAHQGKHETYGHKTPY; from the exons ccATACTTCCCATTGCCTCCAGCTGTTGCACGGAGGTTTCACCTCATATTTCCAGAAGGCTCCTGGAAAGAGTGAATATGTGTCGTATCCAGAGAGCTGATGGGGATTGTGACTTGGCTGCTGTCAT CCTTCATGTCAAGCGCAGAAGAATCTGTGTCAGCCCGCACAACCATACTGTTAAGCAGTGGATGAAAGTGCAAGCTGCCAAGAAAAATGGTAAAGGAAATGTTTGCCACAGGAAGAAACACCACAGCAAGAGGAACAGTAACAGGGCACATCAGGGGAAACATGAAACATATGGCCATAAAACTCCTTATTAG